A genomic segment from Malaclemys terrapin pileata isolate rMalTer1 chromosome 1, rMalTer1.hap1, whole genome shotgun sequence encodes:
- the LOC128830267 gene encoding olfactory receptor 52B2-like, producing MMPADNRTIFDPLTYILTGIPGTEDSHVWIAIPFCLMYIVTLFGNSLLLFIILTERSLHEPMYLFVSMLATADLLLSTTTVPKMLAVFWFRAGDISFAACLTQMFFIHVSFIAESAILLAMAFDRYVAICDPLRYTIMLTKSVIGKMGLAVVTRSFCFIFPLIFLVKQLKFCRTNLLPHTYCEHMGIARLSCDDITVNVWYGVAMAILVIGLDAVLIAVSYGLILRAVFLLPSKDARLKSLRTCSSHFCVILMFYTPAFFSFFAHRFGHIIPGYILTLLANLYVLIPPMLNPIVYGVTTKEILKQVINVFQRWCRRSFLLS from the coding sequence ATGATGCCAGCTGACAATCGCACCATTTTTGACCCTTTAACTTACATCCTGACCGGCATCCCAGGTACAGAGGATTCTCATGTCTGGATCGCCATCCCCTTCTGTCTCATGTACATTGTGACGCTTTTTGGGAACTCTCTCCTACTATTCATCATACTAACAGAACgaagcctccatgagcccatgtatcTATTCGTGTCCATGCTGGCCACTGCTGATCTGCTGTTATCTACCACTACGGTGCCCAAGATGCTGGCTGTATTCTGGTTTAGAGCGGGGGACATTTCTTTTGCTGCCTGCCTGACCCAGATGTTCTTCATCCATGTCAGTTTTATTGCCGAGTCAGCCATCCTGCTGGCCATGGCGTTTGATCGGTACGTTGCCATCTGCGACCCCCTGAGATACACCATCATGCTAACCAAGTCTGTGATCGGGAAGATGGGGCTGGCAGTTGTCACAAGAAGTTTCTGTTTCATTTTCCCTCTCATCTTTCTCGTGAAGCAGCTGAAGTTCTGCAGaaccaacctcctgcctcacaCCTATTGTGAGCACATGGGCATAGCCCGGCTGTCCTGCGATGACATCACCGTCAATGTTTGGTATGGTGTAGCCATGGCTATTTTAGTAATTGGTTTGGATGCTGTGCTCATTGCTGTATCTTATGGGCTGATCCTCAGGGCCGTCTTCCTGCTTCCCTCCAAGGACGCCCGGCTCAAGTCTCTccgcacctgcagctcccatttctgTGTCATACTGATGTTCTACACACCagcctttttctccttttttgcaCACCGATTTGGGCACATCATCCCAGGTTATATTCTCACCCTACTGGCTAACCTCTATGTGCTCATTCCCCCCATGTTAAACCCCATCGTTTATGGGGTGACAACGAAAGAGATCCTGAAACAGGTGATCAATGTGTTTCAGCGGTGGTGCAGGAGAAGCTTCCTGCTGAGCTAA